In a single window of the Oscillospiraceae bacterium genome:
- a CDS encoding radical SAM protein, which yields MELKIFEKGFNYSQDGAGNRLVYHLQGCNMRCPWCANPEGMSQTPPLFVSENRLIDSVCPYGAVHDRRLDRSVCKACSDRPCVTVNRNQGITCKCQTPELDEVLAEVKKSAPMFFDGGGVTLTGGEP from the coding sequence ATGGAACTTAAAATTTTCGAAAAGGGCTTTAATTATTCGCAGGACGGCGCGGGAAACCGGCTGGTCTACCATCTGCAGGGCTGCAACATGCGCTGCCCGTGGTGCGCCAATCCCGAGGGCATGTCCCAAACGCCGCCGCTGTTTGTCAGCGAAAATCGGCTGATCGATTCGGTCTGCCCGTACGGCGCCGTTCACGATCGCCGCCTCGACCGTTCCGTCTGCAAAGCCTGTTCCGACCGCCCTTGCGTCACTGTGAACCGCAATCAGGGCATCACCTGCAAATGCCAAACCCCCGAACTCGATGAAGTCCTCGCCGAAGTCAAAAAAAGCGCCCCGATGTTTTTCGACGGCGGCGGCGTGACCCTGACCGGCGGCGAACC
- a CDS encoding GNAT family N-acetyltransferase: MVLPDLSFREQYEDMMREWLAFGSRLNPAALRNNGAPYETWLRWMNEDRFEESCPEGAVPQTLYFAVRTDGRLLGAVTIRTHLDDKFFLDGGYVGYGVRPSERRKGYAKKMLRLALGKLAESGVHDVLLTCAEDNIGSENTMRACGAVYENTITNESGERVKRFWIQ, from the coding sequence TTGGTTTTACCCGATTTGTCATTCCGGGAACAGTATGAGGATATGATGCGGGAGTGGCTGGCATTCGGCAGCCGGTTGAATCCGGCTGCGCTTCGAAATAACGGTGCGCCTTATGAAACATGGCTGCGCTGGATGAATGAAGATCGTTTTGAAGAGTCCTGCCCGGAGGGTGCGGTTCCGCAAACGCTCTATTTTGCGGTACGGACAGACGGTCGGCTTCTGGGCGCGGTGACGATACGGACACATCTTGATGATAAATTTTTTCTGGACGGGGGTTATGTGGGATACGGTGTTCGCCCTTCGGAACGCAGAAAGGGTTATGCCAAAAAAATGCTGCGACTTGCGTTGGGAAAATTGGCCGAGTCGGGCGTCCACGATGTTTTGCTGACTTGTGCCGAGGATAATATCGGCTCGGAAAACACGATGCGTGCCTGCGGTGCTGTTTATGAAAATACAATCACCAACGAGAGCGGCGAAAGAGTAAAAAGATTTTGGATACAATAA